From the genome of Triticum aestivum cultivar Chinese Spring chromosome 3B, IWGSC CS RefSeq v2.1, whole genome shotgun sequence, one region includes:
- the LOC123069147 gene encoding trans-cinnamate 4-monooxygenase encodes MDVLLLEKALLGLFAAAVLAIAVAKLTGKRFRLPPGPSGAPIVGNWLQVGDDLNHRNLMGLAKRFGEVFLLRMGVRNLVVVSSPELAKEVLHTQGVEFGSRTRNVVFDIFTGKGQDMVFTVYGDHWRKMRRIMTVPFFTNKVVAQNRVGWEEEARLVVGDLKADPAAATAGVVVRRRLQLMMYNDMFRIMFDRRFESVADPLFNQLKALNAERSILSQSFDYNYGDFIPVLRPFLRRYLNRCTNLKTKRMKVFEDHFVQQRKEALEKTGEIRCAMDHILEAERKGEINHDNVLYIVENINVAAIETTLWSIEWGLAELVNHPEIQQKLREEIVAVLGAGVAVTEPDLERLPYLQSVVKETLRLRMAIPLLVPHMNLSDAKLAGYDIPAESKILVNAWFLANDPKRWVRADEFRPERFLEEEKAVEAHGNDFRFVPFGVGRRSCPGIILALPIIGITLGRLVQNFQLLPPPGQDKIDTTEKPGQFSNQILKHATIVCKPLEA; translated from the exons ATGGACGTCCTCCTCCTGGAGAAGGCCCTCCTGGGCCTCTTCGCCGCGGCGGTGCTGGCCATCGCCGTCGCCAAGCTCACCGGCAAGCGCTTCCGCCTCCCCCCTGGCCCCTCCGGCGCCCCCATCGTCGGCAACTGGCTGCAGGTCGGCGACGACCTCAACCACCGCAACCTGATGGGCCTGGCCAAGCGGTTCGGCGAGGTGTTCCTCCTCCGCATGGGCGTCCGCAACCTGGTGGTCGTCTCCAGCcccgagctcgccaaggaggtcctcCACACCCAGGGCGTCGAGTTCGGCTCCCGCACCCGCAACGTCGTCTTCGACATCTTCACCGGCAAGGGACAG GACATGGTGTTCACGGTGTACGGCGACCACTGGCGCAAGATGCGGCGGATCATGACGGTGCCCTTCTTCACCAACAAGGTGGTGGCGCAGAACCGCGTGGGGTGGGAGGAGGAGGCCCGGCTGGTGGTGGGGGACCTCAAGGCCgacccggcggcggcgacggcgggcgtgGTGGTCCGCCGCAGGCTGCAGCTCATGATGTACAACGACATGTTCCGCATCATGTTCGACCGCCGGTTCGAGAGCGTGGCCGACCCGCTCTTCAACCAGCTCAAGGCGCTCAACGCCGAGCGCAGCATCCTCTCCCAGAGCTTCGACTACAACTACGGCGACTTCATCCCCGTCCTCCGCCCCTTCCTCCGCCGCTACCTCAACCGCTGCACCAACCTCAAGACCAAGCGGATGAAGGTGTTCGAGGACCACTTCGTCCAGCAGCGCAA GGAGGCGTTGGAGAAGACGGGTGAGATCAGGTGCGCCATGGACCACATCCTGGAAGCCGAAAGGAAGGGCGAGATCAACCACGACAACGTCCTCTACATCGTCGAGAACATCAACGTCGCAG CCATCGAGACGACGCTGTGGTCGATCGAGTGGGGCCTCGCGGAGCTGGTGAACCACCCGGAGATCCAGCAGAAGCTGCGCGAGGAGATCGTCGCCGTTCTGGGCGCCGGCGTGGCGGTGACGGAGCCGGACCTGGAGCGCCTCCCCTACCTGCAGTCCGTGGTGAAGGAGACGCTCCGCCTCCGCATGGCAATCCCGCTCCTGGTGCCGCACATGAACCTCAGCGACGCCAAGCTCGCCGGCTACGACATCCCCGCCGAGTCCAAGATCCTCGTCAACGCCTGGTTCCTCGCCAACGACCCCAAGCGGTGGGTGCGCGCCGATGAGTTCAGGCCGGAGAGGTTCCTCGAGGAGGAGAAGGCCGTCGAGGCCCACGGCAACGATTTCCGGTTCGTGCCCTTCGGCGTCGGCCGCCGGAGCTGCCCCGGGATCATCCTCGCGCTGCCCATCATCGGCATCACGCTCGGACGCCTGGTGCAGAACTtccagctgctgccgccgccggggCAGGACAAGATCGACACCACCGAGAAGCCCGGGCAGTTTAGCAACCAGATCCTCAAGCACGCCACCATTGTCTGCAAGCCACTCGAGGCTTAA